One region of Chryseobacterium sp. SORGH_AS_0447 genomic DNA includes:
- a CDS encoding DUF4236 domain-containing protein produces the protein MAWSYNKRIKVIPGVHLNFSKKGISTSIGIKGASINFSNSGTKVNTNVLGLSNRYQFQNSKPRPIVVPDYPVSDHFPENIFSADIHEITSQNMQGIKEAILLAHNQKNELISDLVKIKRTLSVTKTKKVLSYMFLYGLINKNVRQNSERDIKAQQEAIHQVQRMIEKCHVNFEIDFDPQIKGKFEKVYDSFRQLTASHKIWDITSAHFQDRVATRSSASTVVNRREVRFSLKSLPYIHSEYQALYLKNANGADIYIYPTFIIMYTNETNFAIIGIDELNFNYTFTRFTETSAVPKDSKIIDQTWAKVNKNGTRDKRFSNNYQIPIVKYGHVRLTTQTGLQEEYEFSNYESTELFGRAFKDFQNEFI, from the coding sequence ATGGCTTGGAGTTACAACAAAAGAATCAAAGTAATACCGGGAGTTCATCTTAATTTCAGTAAAAAAGGAATATCTACTTCTATAGGAATAAAAGGGGCTAGCATCAATTTCAGTAACTCCGGAACTAAAGTCAATACAAATGTACTTGGTCTTTCAAACCGTTATCAATTTCAGAATTCAAAACCCAGACCTATTGTTGTACCTGACTATCCTGTATCTGATCATTTTCCTGAAAATATCTTCAGTGCTGATATCCATGAGATCACAAGCCAAAATATGCAGGGAATTAAAGAAGCAATTTTATTAGCTCACAATCAGAAAAACGAACTTATTTCCGATTTGGTAAAAATAAAAAGAACATTATCCGTCACAAAAACTAAAAAAGTCCTTAGTTATATGTTTCTGTATGGACTTATTAATAAAAATGTTCGGCAGAATTCAGAGCGTGATATAAAAGCACAACAGGAAGCAATCCATCAGGTACAAAGGATGATTGAAAAATGCCACGTTAACTTTGAGATTGATTTTGATCCTCAAATCAAAGGAAAATTTGAAAAAGTATATGACTCGTTCCGCCAGCTAACGGCTTCGCATAAAATATGGGATATTACCAGCGCACATTTTCAGGATAGAGTAGCTACACGTTCTTCTGCAAGTACAGTAGTAAACAGGCGGGAAGTCCGTTTTTCACTAAAGTCTCTTCCGTATATCCACTCCGAATATCAGGCTCTATATCTGAAAAATGCGAATGGTGCTGATATTTATATTTATCCAACGTTTATTATAATGTATACAAATGAAACCAATTTTGCCATCATCGGAATTGATGAACTAAATTTTAATTATACTTTTACCCGTTTCACAGAAACCTCTGCCGTTCCAAAAGATTCTAAAATCATCGATCAGACTTGGGCGAAGGTAAATAAAAACGGTACTCGCGACAAAAGGTTCAGCAATAATTATCAGATTCCGATTGTAAAATATGGTCATGTTCGGCTCACTACTCAGACGGGATTACAGGAAGAATACGAATTCAGCAATTATGAATCTACAGAGCTGTTTGGTCGTGCATTCAAAGATTTCCAGAATGAATTCATATAA
- a CDS encoding pirin family protein, translating to MSNIGLIIEEKSADIGNFLVGRLLPFREKRAVGPFVFIDHMGPADLNDYQNLDVPPHPHIGLSTLTYLLEGSIFHRDSIGSAVEIQPGAVNWMTAGKGVVHSERTPEYLRHSDKRLHGFQIWVGLPKHLEQSEPSFHHTEAADIPVWEEDGIQYKLIAGEAFGRKSPVPVHSKLFFIEIKTKDAKKISIGKDLYGEAAMYVLDGTVSTDGNSYGSKQLLIAKNTQLCEFDMSENGTVYLFGGEPFDEERFIFWNFVNSDKELIEQAKVNWNDQNHEAFPLVPGDDEDYVPLPKAILNRK from the coding sequence ATGTCAAACATCGGACTTATCATTGAAGAAAAATCAGCGGATATAGGAAACTTTTTAGTGGGAAGATTATTGCCTTTCCGGGAAAAGAGAGCAGTTGGCCCTTTTGTATTTATCGACCATATGGGTCCTGCCGACCTGAACGATTACCAAAACCTGGACGTCCCGCCGCATCCGCATATCGGACTTTCTACGCTGACGTATCTGCTGGAAGGATCTATCTTTCACCGCGACAGTATCGGAAGTGCAGTTGAGATCCAACCGGGAGCCGTAAACTGGATGACCGCCGGAAAAGGGGTTGTGCATTCCGAAAGAACACCGGAATACCTAAGGCATTCGGATAAGAGACTTCACGGATTTCAGATCTGGGTGGGTCTTCCGAAACATTTGGAGCAGTCCGAACCAAGCTTCCACCACACCGAAGCTGCCGACATCCCGGTTTGGGAAGAAGACGGGATTCAGTATAAGCTGATTGCCGGAGAAGCCTTCGGAAGAAAATCCCCAGTGCCTGTTCACAGCAAATTGTTTTTTATTGAAATTAAAACCAAAGACGCGAAGAAGATCAGTATCGGAAAAGATCTTTACGGTGAAGCGGCGATGTATGTGCTTGACGGAACCGTTTCCACCGACGGGAATTCTTACGGCTCCAAACAGCTTCTGATTGCCAAGAATACCCAGCTCTGCGAATTCGACATGAGCGAGAACGGAACGGTGTATCTTTTCGGTGGCGAACCCTTCGACGAAGAACGTTTCATCTTCTGGAACTTCGTCAATTCCGACAAAGAGCTGATCGAACAGGCCAAAGTAAACTGGAACGATCAGAACCACGAGGCTTTCCCACTGGTTCCGGGCGATGATGAAGACTATGTACCGCTTCCTAAGGCGATTTTAAACAGAAAATAA
- a CDS encoding NADPH-dependent FMN reductase: protein MKILAFAGSTSSTSINRELVKFVLKDFHEDEINLIDLNDFDMPVFSVDREKKGFPEEAHHFLKVIEECDVIICSLAEHNRSYSAAFKNVFDWASRINVKVFQSKPMLLMSTSPGGYGGGNVMNTAKTFFPNFGADVKDTFSLPKFYENFDLESGIINPEILKELNDKIENFKHQVKS from the coding sequence ATGAAAATATTAGCATTTGCAGGAAGCACTTCTTCCACTTCCATCAACAGGGAGCTTGTAAAATTCGTGCTGAAAGATTTTCATGAGGATGAAATCAACCTGATCGATCTGAATGATTTCGATATGCCCGTATTTTCCGTAGACCGCGAAAAGAAAGGTTTTCCTGAGGAAGCCCATCATTTTTTAAAGGTGATTGAAGAATGTGATGTGATCATCTGCTCACTGGCGGAACACAACCGGTCCTACAGCGCCGCTTTTAAAAATGTTTTCGACTGGGCTTCGAGGATCAACGTCAAAGTTTTCCAGAGCAAACCAATGCTCCTGATGTCTACTTCCCCCGGAGGATACGGCGGCGGCAACGTAATGAATACAGCAAAAACCTTTTTTCCAAATTTTGGGGCGGATGTAAAAGACACCTTTTCCTTGCCGAAATTTTATGAAAATTTTGATCTGGAAAGCGGGATCATCAATCCGGAAATACTGAAGGAACTGAACGACAAGATCGAAAATTTTAAGCATCAGGTAAAGAGCTGA
- a CDS encoding OsmC family protein — translation MAVTVKASLGKEKYYTEVIAGENMLITDEPVDKGGGNKGLNPFEILATSLASCTAATLRMYIDRKEWDIEKINVQVELENFPLTKRAIFKRDISFEGTHLDEEQMKRLHTIADACPIHKILTNDIEILTKFSSYD, via the coding sequence ATGGCAGTTACCGTAAAAGCAAGTTTAGGTAAAGAAAAATATTATACCGAAGTTATTGCCGGAGAAAATATGCTGATTACAGATGAACCGGTAGACAAAGGCGGCGGCAACAAAGGTCTTAATCCCTTTGAGATCCTGGCTACCTCGCTGGCCAGCTGCACGGCAGCAACCCTGCGGATGTACATCGACCGGAAAGAATGGGACATTGAAAAGATCAACGTACAAGTGGAGCTTGAAAATTTTCCGCTGACGAAAAGAGCCATTTTCAAAAGGGACATCAGCTTTGAAGGCACGCATCTTGATGAAGAACAGATGAAAAGGCTGCACACGATTGCCGATGCCTGCCCGATTCATAAAATCCTAACCAACGATATCGAAATACTAACCAAATTTTCATCATATGATTGA
- a CDS encoding GNAT family N-acetyltransferase has translation MIEVKHTNDGKRGSFEAFIDGTHAGLMTYTWAGEDRFIIDHTEVEEEYNGKGVGKEMLYSAVDFAREQGKTIIPLCPFAKATFQKHEEIQDVLVNKV, from the coding sequence ATGATTGAAGTAAAACACACCAACGACGGAAAACGCGGAAGCTTTGAAGCTTTTATAGACGGAACCCACGCCGGGCTAATGACTTATACCTGGGCGGGTGAAGACCGTTTCATTATCGACCATACGGAAGTGGAAGAAGAATACAACGGAAAAGGAGTCGGGAAAGAAATGCTGTACTCGGCAGTAGACTTTGCCAGAGAACAGGGAAAAACCATTATTCCGCTCTGTCCTTTTGCCAAAGCGACGTTCCAAAAGCATGAAGAGATTCAGGATGTGCTGGTGAATAAAGTTTAA
- a CDS encoding sodium:solute symporter — protein MNSGTILLLFVFVYFIGLLVISYFTSRNSDNQSFFIGNKKSKWWLVAFGMIGTSLSGVTFISVPGTVGKMTGSEYIYGGFEYYMMVIGFFIGYFIVAAILLPLYYKMNLTSIYTYLGKRFNVEAHKIGSIFFIISRAIGATARLYLVVNVLQIFLLEGLGVPFWVTALVLLLMVLLYTFEGGVKTIVITDTLQTSFMIISLIACIVYILSNLNLSAGEAYSILEQKNYTHFINFDPNSKTFFLKTILGGIFITIAMTGLDQEMMQKNISVDNLKNSKKNMLTFAGTLLFVNLAFLFLGGLLYLFALQHGAEYGQINGETVTNIFGFKDAGGEIKNIMGDDLFPALSLQGHFPMIISVIFIIGLISALFPSADGALTAVTSSYCVDLLNLNEDRNKTEKEKKRLRMKVHLTFTIVFFILIMIFKALNDKSIVYLIMEIAGYTYGPLLGLFAFGIFTKFQISRKYSILAVTILAPVITYLINYLVTAYTDYRIGVELIVLNGLLTFIGLWLVRQKSYLKIV, from the coding sequence ATGAATTCCGGAACTATTCTCCTGCTGTTTGTTTTTGTCTATTTCATCGGATTATTGGTTATTTCTTATTTTACGAGCCGAAATTCCGATAACCAGTCTTTTTTCATCGGTAACAAAAAAAGTAAATGGTGGCTGGTGGCTTTCGGGATGATCGGAACCAGCCTGAGCGGGGTAACTTTCATTTCCGTTCCCGGGACCGTCGGTAAAATGACAGGAAGCGAATACATCTACGGCGGTTTCGAATATTACATGATGGTGATTGGGTTCTTTATCGGCTATTTTATTGTTGCCGCAATCCTTTTACCGCTCTATTACAAAATGAATCTTACCTCGATTTATACCTATCTGGGGAAGAGGTTCAACGTGGAAGCGCATAAGATCGGTTCCATATTCTTTATCATTTCAAGGGCGATCGGGGCGACGGCAAGGCTGTACCTGGTGGTGAACGTCCTGCAGATCTTTTTACTGGAAGGATTGGGCGTTCCGTTCTGGGTGACGGCGCTGGTGCTTCTGCTGATGGTTCTTCTCTATACTTTTGAAGGCGGAGTAAAGACGATCGTGATTACCGATACGTTGCAGACTTCTTTCATGATCATCAGTTTAATTGCCTGTATTGTTTATATTTTATCGAATTTAAATTTATCTGCAGGGGAAGCCTACTCTATTTTAGAACAGAAAAATTATACCCATTTTATTAATTTCGATCCGAATTCCAAAACCTTTTTCCTGAAAACGATTCTCGGCGGAATTTTCATTACCATTGCCATGACCGGCCTTGACCAGGAAATGATGCAGAAAAATATTTCGGTGGACAACCTGAAGAATTCTAAGAAAAACATGCTGACTTTTGCCGGAACCCTGCTTTTTGTTAACCTAGCCTTTCTTTTCTTGGGAGGGCTTCTCTACCTTTTTGCTTTGCAGCACGGTGCCGAATACGGACAGATCAATGGGGAAACAGTAACAAATATTTTCGGGTTTAAAGATGCCGGAGGTGAAATTAAAAACATCATGGGCGACGACCTGTTCCCGGCTTTATCTCTTCAGGGACATTTCCCGATGATCATTTCGGTGATCTTTATCATCGGGCTGATTTCAGCTTTATTCCCTTCGGCAGACGGGGCGCTGACGGCGGTTACCAGTTCCTATTGTGTAGATCTCCTGAATCTTAATGAAGACCGGAACAAAACCGAAAAAGAAAAGAAACGGCTGCGTATGAAAGTTCATTTGACGTTTACCATCGTTTTCTTTATATTAATCATGATTTTCAAAGCACTGAATGATAAATCCATCGTTTACCTTATCATGGAAATTGCGGGGTATACGTATGGACCTTTGCTGGGACTTTTTGCTTTCGGGATTTTTACAAAATTCCAGATCTCAAGAAAATATTCCATCCTGGCCGTGACGATCCTGGCTCCGGTGATCACTTATCTGATCAATTACCTGGTAACGGCTTACACCGATTACCGCATCGGCGTTGAGCTGATTGTACTGAACGGGCTGCTTACTTTTATCGGACTTTGGCTGGTACGGCAGAAATCGTATCTGAAAATCGTTTGA
- a CDS encoding transketolase, which produces MSKSIEELKSLTTQIRRDILRMVHAVNSGHPGGSLGCTEFFTALYGKVMNYKLPFTMEGKGEDHFYLSNGHISPVFYSTLARSGFFPVDELRTFRKLDSRLQGHPTTHEGLPGIRVASGSLGQGLSVALGAAQGKKLDGDNSLVYTLQGDGELQEGQNWEAFMYAAGKKVDNIISTIDYNGQQIDGSTDNVLNLGDLHAKLEAFGWTVLEEKNGNDLEAVIAILEKAKTETGKEKPVAIILHTQMGNGIDFMMGSHAWHGKAPSDEQLATAIKQLYLEAPADY; this is translated from the coding sequence ATGAGTAAAAGTATCGAAGAGTTAAAATCTCTTACTACGCAAATCAGAAGAGACATTTTAAGAATGGTTCATGCTGTGAATTCCGGCCACCCGGGAGGAAGTTTAGGCTGTACTGAATTTTTCACGGCCCTTTACGGAAAAGTAATGAACTACAAGCTTCCTTTCACCATGGAAGGTAAAGGCGAAGACCATTTTTATCTTTCGAACGGACACATTTCTCCGGTATTCTATTCTACTTTGGCCAGATCCGGATTTTTCCCGGTGGACGAATTGAGAACATTCAGAAAACTGGATTCAAGATTGCAGGGCCACCCGACGACCCATGAAGGACTGCCGGGTATCAGAGTAGCATCCGGATCCCTTGGACAAGGGCTTTCGGTAGCTCTAGGAGCTGCCCAGGGAAAGAAGCTGGACGGAGACAACTCTTTGGTATATACCTTACAGGGGGACGGAGAATTGCAGGAAGGCCAGAACTGGGAAGCATTTATGTATGCTGCCGGTAAAAAGGTTGATAATATCATTTCTACGATTGATTATAACGGTCAGCAAATCGACGGAAGCACCGATAATGTATTGAACTTAGGGGATCTTCACGCGAAGCTGGAAGCATTCGGATGGACGGTTCTTGAAGAGAAAAACGGTAACGACCTTGAAGCGGTAATTGCCATTCTTGAAAAAGCAAAAACGGAAACCGGAAAAGAAAAACCGGTAGCGATTATTCTTCATACACAGATGGGTAACGGAATTGATTTTATGATGGGATCACACGCATGGCACGGGAAAGCACCGAGTGACGAGCAATTGGCAACCGCCATCAAACAGTTGTACCTGGAAGCTCCTGCTGATTATTAA
- a CDS encoding transketolase family protein, which yields MKFTYTEKKDTRSGFGAGLAELADKNPNVVALCADLIGSLKMEKFIEKAPERFFQVGIAEANMMGLAAGLSITGKIPFTGTFANFSTSRVYDQIRQSIAYSNKNVKICASHAGLTLGEDGATHQVLEDIGMMKMLPGMTVINPCDYNQTKAATLAIADHEGPVYLRFGRPTVPVFIPEDMPFEIGKGILLQEGTDVTIVATGHLVWESLVAADELEKEGISCEVINIHTIKPLDEEIILKSVEKTGKIVTAEEHNYLGGLGESIAGMLARRRPTRQEFVAVNDTFGESATPAELMKKYKIDSAAVQEAVKRILA from the coding sequence ATGAAATTTACATATACAGAAAAAAAGGATACCCGTTCAGGTTTCGGTGCCGGATTGGCTGAGCTTGCTGACAAAAACCCTAATGTTGTTGCCCTTTGCGCAGACCTTATCGGTTCTTTGAAGATGGAGAAATTCATTGAAAAGGCTCCGGAAAGATTCTTTCAGGTAGGTATCGCAGAAGCCAACATGATGGGCCTTGCTGCCGGATTGAGCATTACCGGGAAAATTCCTTTTACAGGAACATTTGCAAACTTTTCTACTTCCCGAGTGTACGACCAGATCCGTCAGTCTATCGCTTATTCCAATAAGAATGTTAAAATCTGTGCATCCCACGCAGGTCTTACGCTAGGGGAAGACGGGGCGACGCACCAGGTTTTAGAAGATATCGGGATGATGAAAATGCTTCCGGGAATGACGGTAATCAACCCTTGTGATTATAACCAGACGAAAGCTGCTACCCTGGCGATCGCCGATCATGAAGGTCCGGTCTATTTAAGATTCGGAAGACCTACGGTTCCGGTTTTTATTCCTGAAGATATGCCTTTCGAAATCGGAAAAGGAATTTTGCTTCAGGAAGGAACGGATGTCACGATTGTTGCTACCGGTCACCTGGTTTGGGAATCTCTTGTTGCTGCAGACGAGCTTGAAAAAGAAGGTATTTCATGCGAAGTGATCAACATCCATACAATCAAGCCTCTTGATGAAGAAATCATCTTAAAATCAGTTGAAAAGACCGGAAAGATCGTAACGGCTGAAGAGCACAACTATCTTGGAGGATTAGGAGAATCCATTGCCGGAATGCTGGCTAGAAGAAGACCGACAAGACAAGAGTTTGTAGCAGTAAACGATACCTTCGGGGAATCTGCAACGCCTGCCGAGCTGATGAAAAAATATAAGATTGATTCTGCTGCGGTACAGGAAGCCGTGAAAAGAATTTTAGCTTAA
- a CDS encoding Lrp/AsnC family transcriptional regulator, with protein MNYQLDEIDKKILDFLVENTRMPFTEIAKQMDVSAGTIHVRVKKMEDAGIILGSSLNIDYGKLDYHFTAFIGILLTKSNRTQEVLKELTSIPNVIEASVISGKYNIFCKVRAKNTEDAKRIIYQIDDIQDVMRTESMISMEEYLSDKNRLINAISV; from the coding sequence ATGAACTATCAACTGGACGAAATAGACAAGAAAATTCTTGATTTCTTAGTAGAAAACACAAGAATGCCTTTTACAGAAATTGCAAAGCAGATGGATGTTTCTGCAGGTACAATTCACGTAAGAGTGAAAAAGATGGAGGATGCAGGTATTATTTTGGGATCATCTCTTAACATCGATTACGGAAAGCTGGACTACCATTTCACTGCTTTTATCGGGATTTTATTAACGAAATCAAACCGTACCCAAGAGGTATTGAAAGAACTGACAAGCATTCCTAACGTAATTGAAGCAAGCGTTATTTCAGGAAAATATAATATTTTCTGCAAAGTAAGAGCGAAGAATACGGAAGATGCCAAAAGAATTATCTACCAGATCGATGATATTCAGGATGTCATGAGAACAGAAAGTATGATTTCTATGGAAGAATACCTAAGCGACAAAAACAGATTGATCAACGCAATCTCCGTCTAA